A window of Cellulosimicrobium protaetiae genomic DNA:
GTCGCGGCCGACCGGATCCGCTTCGCCGCGACCTTCGGGTCCTCCAGGAGCCAGATGACGCCCTTGCCGTTGGACGACGACTTGCTCATCTTGGCCGTGGGTTCCTGCAGGTCGTAGATCTTCGCCACCGACCGGACGATGTGCGCCTCGGGCACGACCGCGGTGCCTTCGCCGAACCGGGCGTTGAGGCGCTCCGCGAGGTCGCGGGTGAGCTCGAGATGCTGGCGCTGGTCCTCGCCGACGGGGACCAGGGCCGCGTCGTACAGCAGGATGTCGGCCGCCATGAGCACCGGGTAGGTGAACAGCCCCACGGTCGTGCCGTCGGTGCCCTGCTTCGCGGACTTGTCCTTGAACTGCGTCATGCGGCCGGCCTCGCCGAAGCCGGTCTGGCACGACAGCACCCACGACAGCTCGGCGTGCTGCGGCACGTGCGACTGCACGAAGAGCGCGGAGCGGTCCGGGTCGACGCCGCCCGCGAGGTACTGCGCCGCGGTGCGTCGCGTGCGCTCGCGCAGCCGCTCCGGGTCGGGGTTCACGGTGAGCGCGTGCAGGTCGACGACGCAGTACAGCGCGTCGTACGCCTCCTGGAGCGAGACCCACTGGCGGAGCGCGCCGATGTAGTTCCCGAGCTGCAGCGAGTCCTCCGTGGGCTGCATGCCCGAGAGGATCCGAGGCCTGGTGCTCGGCGGGTTCCCGGGCTCCTGCGTGGTCACCGGGACCGGTGTCGAACCGATGTGCGTCGCCTCCGTGGACATGGCCTCATTCTGACAGGTGGTGCCTCGCCGGAACGAATCGCTCCCGTGGCCCGGACCGGTCGGGGTGCTCAGGTGGCCTCGTCGTCGAACGGGGCGCGACCACCCGGCGGGACGGACGACGGAGCCGTCCGCGACGCCGGGGTGGGCGCGGCGCGCTCACGGTCCGGCTCGTCGTCCAGGAGGGCCTCGCGCACGATGCGCCGCGGGTCGTACTGACGCGGGTCGAGCTTCGACCAGTCGACGTCCGAGATCTCGTCCCCGATCTCCGCGTCGACGCGCGCCTTCGCGTCCCGCAGGTACCCGCGGGCAGAGCGGACGAACGACCCGAGCTGCTCGGCGTAGCGCGGCAGTCGCTCGGGGCCGATGACGACGACCGCCACGACGAGGAGCACGACGAACTCGGCTCCGTTGATCCCGAACACGCGGACAGACTACTCGCTCGTGGCCTCGTCGAGGACGACGCGGACGTCGCGCTCCTGGTCCCCCGTGCGGACGCGGAGGGTCACGGCGTCCCCCGGGGCCTTCGCCCGGATCGCG
This region includes:
- the trpS gene encoding tryptophan--tRNA ligase, translated to MSTEATHIGSTPVPVTTQEPGNPPSTRPRILSGMQPTEDSLQLGNYIGALRQWVSLQEAYDALYCVVDLHALTVNPDPERLRERTRRTAAQYLAGGVDPDRSALFVQSHVPQHAELSWVLSCQTGFGEAGRMTQFKDKSAKQGTDGTTVGLFTYPVLMAADILLYDAALVPVGEDQRQHLELTRDLAERLNARFGEGTAVVPEAHIVRSVAKIYDLQEPTAKMSKSSSNGKGVIWLLEDPKVAAKRIRSAATDSGTEIRYDPVGKPGVSNLLTIFSALTGRDVEAIAAEYDGRGYGHLKVDLADVVVEFLTPFQERANTYLADPAELDAVLARGAQKAREIAAGTLARIYERVGLLPVGGPTA
- a CDS encoding twin-arginine translocase TatA/TatE family subunit; the protein is MFGINGAEFVVLLVVAVVVIGPERLPRYAEQLGSFVRSARGYLRDAKARVDAEIGDEISDVDWSKLDPRQYDPRRIVREALLDDEPDRERAAPTPASRTAPSSVPPGGRAPFDDEAT